The Kordia sp. SMS9 genome window below encodes:
- a CDS encoding GDSL-type esterase/lipase family protein, which translates to MKLFSKRFLKKLAFSGIATLVLLIIAEIILSLLEVVPSNYYVNTPNSSFTWEINKDEIIGIQQDSEVSFDGLGARSISDYENASHKMIVLGGSTAACFALTQEKAWPALTEKKLGNQYWVGNFGRPGNNSNHHVLQLAQLLEKPALKDTKTVLVMQGVNDLVAYLISKDRYLHLPELHLKKFAFQHVPDDHLPWYKQLTLYKLAGRAKANIAFYFNHKDHLTKTVLDIRALKKQSKIIEELPDLTAGLARYEENIKTMIQLAKSKNIRLVFVTQATMWKPNLEPQYEELMITSGFENNEAFYSTTALYGGMELFNQRLKTVCAQQNVPCIDLQLPKTTESFYDDFHFNESGAELTSEQIAGKLKRLFM; encoded by the coding sequence ATGAAGCTTTTTTCAAAACGATTCCTTAAAAAACTAGCCTTCTCAGGAATAGCAACACTTGTCTTATTGATTATTGCGGAAATCATATTGTCATTATTGGAAGTTGTTCCGAGTAATTATTATGTAAATACGCCAAATTCAAGTTTTACGTGGGAAATTAATAAAGATGAAATTATTGGCATTCAACAAGATTCAGAAGTTTCTTTTGATGGTTTGGGTGCGCGTTCTATTTCCGATTATGAAAATGCTTCACATAAAATGATTGTGTTGGGCGGAAGTACCGCAGCATGTTTTGCACTTACGCAAGAAAAAGCGTGGCCCGCATTGACCGAAAAAAAGTTGGGCAATCAGTATTGGGTTGGAAATTTTGGACGCCCTGGAAATAATAGCAATCATCATGTATTGCAGTTGGCGCAGCTTCTTGAAAAACCTGCTTTAAAAGACACAAAAACTGTGTTGGTGATGCAAGGTGTGAATGATTTGGTTGCGTATTTAATTTCGAAAGATCGCTATTTGCATTTACCAGAATTGCACCTAAAAAAGTTTGCGTTTCAGCATGTTCCTGACGATCATTTGCCATGGTATAAGCAACTCACTTTATACAAATTGGCTGGACGTGCTAAAGCAAATATTGCCTTCTATTTTAACCACAAAGACCATTTAACAAAAACAGTTTTAGACATCAGAGCGTTAAAAAAGCAATCTAAAATTATAGAAGAGTTGCCTGATTTAACAGCAGGTTTGGCGCGTTATGAAGAAAATATCAAAACGATGATTCAACTGGCAAAATCGAAAAATATACGCTTAGTTTTTGTTACGCAAGCTACGATGTGGAAGCCAAATTTAGAACCACAATACGAGGAATTGATGATTACGAGTGGATTTGAAAACAACGAAGCTTTTTACAGCACAACAGCGTTGTATGGCGGAATGGAATTGTTTAACCAACGTTTAAAAACCGTTTGTGCACAACAGAATGTTCCGTGTATTGACTTGCAACTTCCAAAAACCACAGAATCTTTTTACGACGATTTCCACTTTAATGAATCTGGTGCAGAATTGACTTCAGAGCAGATTGCTGGGAAATTGAAGAGGCTATTTATGTAA
- a CDS encoding bifunctional 2-polyprenyl-6-hydroxyphenol methylase/3-demethylubiquinol 3-O-methyltransferase UbiG, producing MKLDFSRITQQQDVYYLTPEDAGFSKSYLAVREKEKRILTDAEVRKLPYVARDEWPFRVKSTERFLTHIAEENDPMNILTIGCGNGWFSNKIAEVDTKHEVIGLDVNREELEQAARVFKRKNLRFVYADIFKVSEYFQRKFDIITLNGAIQYFEDFEGLIYLLATFLAIGGEIHIIDSPFYKTEEIEAAKERTKAYYTALGVPEMIENYHHHNEKLVQNFDVWYRYKKNILHKILGKKDSPFSWYVLNG from the coding sequence ATGAAGCTAGATTTTAGTCGAATTACGCAACAACAAGACGTCTATTATTTAACACCTGAAGACGCTGGTTTTTCTAAATCCTATCTTGCCGTGCGCGAAAAAGAAAAGCGTATTCTAACTGATGCAGAAGTTCGAAAATTACCGTATGTAGCTCGTGATGAATGGCCGTTTCGCGTGAAATCTACAGAACGTTTTTTGACACATATAGCCGAAGAAAATGATCCCATGAATATTTTGACTATTGGTTGTGGAAATGGTTGGTTTTCGAATAAAATTGCTGAAGTTGACACTAAACATGAAGTCATAGGTTTGGATGTAAATCGTGAAGAATTGGAACAAGCTGCGCGTGTTTTCAAGAGAAAGAATCTGAGATTTGTATATGCTGATATTTTCAAAGTTTCTGAATACTTTCAACGGAAATTTGATATCATTACGCTCAACGGAGCTATTCAATATTTTGAAGATTTTGAAGGTTTAATTTATCTACTGGCTACATTTTTAGCGATTGGTGGAGAAATTCATATTATTGATAGTCCTTTTTACAAAACAGAAGAAATTGAAGCAGCCAAAGAACGTACTAAAGCCTATTATACGGCTCTTGGTGTTCCCGAAATGATAGAAAATTATCATCATCACAATGAAAAGCTAGTACAGAATTTTGATGTTTGGTATCGCTATAAAAAGAATATCTTGCATAAAATTTTAGGTAAAAAAGACTCGCCATTTTCTTGGTATGTATTAAATGGGTAA
- a CDS encoding B12-binding domain-containing radical SAM protein, whose protein sequence is MSILLTHTYYLFEDEKEQSIMRPYAPLGLLYISSYLNEHKVENHVYDSTFYSKQDQLRFIEEKQPKVIAIYTNLLTKINVIELVKLLKTEAIYGFPKIILGGPDITYNCENYLNTGADFLIIGEGEQTTLELYQAIINDTNTSEIHGIAYLENGEVAKTPARMRMKSLKELPLPNRAAIPVEKYLNAWKTHHGQSSMTVSTQRGCPYTCKWCSTAVYGQSYRRRPPDMVAAELKMLKETYNPDGIWFVDDVFTVSHKWLELFHEEVIKQDAIIPFECITRAERLNDHVLQLLKEAGCFRIWIGAESGSQKIIDAMDRRVDVDVVKTAIQKTNALGMESGTFIMVGYPGEDEQDINETIDYLKAANPTHFTITVAYPIKGTSLYNEIEDKITVQPEWDTSTDRQIDFKRTYSRKFYDFAVRRIVNEVNYNKEILKGKDKSLLASVKLKTKSLLAQTAMKLYK, encoded by the coding sequence ATGAGCATCCTTCTCACACATACATACTATCTTTTTGAAGATGAGAAAGAACAAAGCATCATGCGTCCGTATGCGCCGTTGGGATTGCTGTATATTTCTTCGTATTTGAATGAACATAAGGTCGAAAATCATGTGTATGATTCTACGTTTTATTCAAAACAAGATCAGTTGCGTTTTATTGAAGAGAAACAACCAAAAGTGATTGCGATTTACACAAATTTGTTGACGAAAATCAACGTGATTGAATTGGTAAAATTGCTAAAAACAGAAGCAATCTATGGTTTTCCAAAGATTATTTTGGGCGGTCCAGACATTACGTATAATTGTGAAAACTACCTCAATACAGGCGCCGATTTTTTAATTATTGGCGAAGGCGAACAAACGACTTTAGAACTCTATCAAGCCATTATAAACGACACAAATACGAGTGAAATTCACGGAATTGCATACTTAGAAAATGGGGAAGTTGCAAAAACGCCTGCGCGCATGCGCATGAAAAGTTTGAAAGAACTGCCATTGCCAAACCGAGCTGCGATTCCTGTAGAGAAATACTTGAACGCCTGGAAAACACATCATGGACAAAGTTCCATGACGGTGAGTACGCAGCGTGGTTGTCCGTATACCTGCAAATGGTGTAGCACAGCGGTGTATGGACAAAGTTACCGCAGACGTCCGCCAGATATGGTCGCTGCCGAATTGAAAATGCTCAAAGAAACCTACAATCCTGATGGAATTTGGTTTGTGGACGATGTATTTACGGTAAGTCACAAATGGCTTGAACTTTTTCATGAAGAAGTGATCAAGCAAGATGCCATTATTCCGTTTGAATGCATTACACGTGCCGAACGTTTGAACGATCATGTGTTGCAATTGTTAAAAGAAGCTGGTTGTTTCCGAATATGGATTGGTGCCGAAAGTGGTTCGCAAAAAATCATTGACGCCATGGATCGTCGTGTGGATGTGGATGTGGTAAAAACGGCGATTCAAAAAACCAATGCCTTGGGAATGGAAAGTGGCACATTTATCATGGTGGGTTATCCTGGCGAAGACGAACAAGACATCAACGAAACGATTGACTATTTAAAAGCGGCAAATCCGACACATTTTACGATTACGGTTGCGTATCCGATCAAAGGAACATCGTTATACAATGAAATTGAAGACAAAATAACTGTACAACCAGAATGGGATACTTCCACAGATAGACAAATTGATTTTAAACGTACGTATTCGCGGAAATTTTACGATTTTGCTGTGCGCAGAATTGTCAATGAAGTCAATTATAATAAAGAAATCCTCAAAGGAAAAGACAAAAGTTTGCTGGCATCTGTTAAGCTTAAAACCAAGTCTTTACTTGCTCAAACTGCCATGAAACTATACAAATGA
- a CDS encoding bifunctional 2-polyprenyl-6-hydroxyphenol methylase/3-demethylubiquinol 3-O-methyltransferase UbiG, producing MHSDFDVAAPQYDDIFTYSNIGKAQRKLVFKYIHPIIQQDKKLSILELNCGTGADAIEFAKRGHDVIATDISAGMIEVANAKSHPENVQFNVQDINTLTAETFNKKFDFIFSDFGGINCLSYEQLQTFFKTANDLLLPNGKIAIVLMPKNCLWERFYFTLKGDKKKANRRNTTESIVANVDGVGVNTWYYNPQDVSAAANTFFTTKKVKPIGVTIPPSYLEQSFVAKFPILNIFKGLDSVLTAASLAKYADHFLIILEKKN from the coding sequence ATGCATAGTGATTTTGATGTAGCCGCACCACAGTATGACGATATTTTCACGTATTCCAACATTGGAAAAGCGCAACGAAAATTAGTCTTCAAATATATACATCCGATTATTCAACAGGATAAAAAACTTTCTATTTTAGAGTTGAATTGCGGAACTGGCGCAGATGCGATTGAATTTGCAAAACGAGGTCATGATGTCATTGCCACAGATATTTCCGCAGGAATGATTGAAGTTGCCAATGCAAAATCGCATCCAGAAAATGTACAATTCAACGTGCAAGACATCAATACGTTAACGGCGGAAACTTTCAACAAAAAGTTCGATTTTATTTTTTCAGATTTTGGTGGAATTAATTGCTTGTCATACGAACAATTGCAAACATTTTTCAAAACGGCGAACGATCTACTACTTCCCAACGGAAAAATAGCGATTGTACTCATGCCAAAAAATTGTTTGTGGGAACGCTTCTATTTTACCTTAAAAGGTGATAAAAAGAAAGCTAATCGAAGAAATACCACCGAAAGTATTGTAGCGAACGTAGATGGTGTTGGTGTAAACACTTGGTACTACAATCCACAAGACGTTTCTGCGGCAGCGAACACATTTTTCACTACAAAAAAAGTAAAACCGATTGGCGTCACCATTCCGCCTTCGTATTTAGAGCAATCGTTTGTGGCAAAGTTCCCAATACTCAACATTTTCAAAGGTTTAGACTCCGTTTTAACGGCTGCCTCTTTGGCGAAATATGCCGATCATTTTTTGATTATTTTGGAGAAAAAAAATTAA
- a CDS encoding radical SAM protein yields MLDIVFSHSYYYKFDVKQWKNQTPYPPLGTLYAASYLRENGYAVGVFDANLLDDPTTIQPYLEEHKPNIFVLYDDGFNYLTKMCLTTMREAAFEMIKIAKNLDCHIIVCSSDSTDHYEKYLAAGADFVIQGEGEISLKELVDALSNNEDASQIKGLVFEKDGEIIKNPKHPVLRNLDELPMPAWDLIDIEPYREIWESGGNEFTLNMATTRGCPFKCNWCAKPIYGNRYNSHSPEYITKHIKYLKEKYDVTRFWMCDDIFGLKPNWVQNFNKELKKENLSIAYYIQSRVDLLLKEDTIEALAESGLEEVWVGAESGSQAILDAMDKETKVEQIYEATRLLKEKNVRVAFFIQFGYLEETKEDIQKTINMIKELVPDNIGVSVSYPLPGTKFYDKVKDDLQLKANWTDSDDLAMLFKGTYNTQFYRKLQRYVHKEFRKSQALQNFKKFFKNPFSISKAELRSMVLYGYYVPSAFIDKLQLKNMENTNA; encoded by the coding sequence ATGCTTGATATTGTTTTTTCACATTCCTATTATTACAAGTTTGATGTGAAACAATGGAAAAATCAAACGCCATATCCGCCACTCGGAACCTTGTATGCGGCTTCGTATTTACGTGAAAACGGATACGCCGTTGGTGTGTTTGACGCGAATTTGTTAGACGATCCAACCACCATTCAACCGTATTTAGAAGAACACAAACCTAACATATTTGTTTTATACGATGATGGCTTTAATTATCTGACAAAAATGTGCTTAACTACTATGCGTGAAGCTGCTTTTGAAATGATTAAAATTGCCAAAAATTTAGATTGTCACATTATTGTGTGCAGTTCAGATTCTACCGATCATTATGAAAAGTATTTGGCGGCGGGCGCAGATTTCGTGATACAAGGAGAAGGTGAAATTTCGTTGAAAGAATTGGTAGATGCCTTGTCCAATAATGAAGATGCTTCTCAGATTAAAGGATTGGTTTTCGAAAAAGATGGCGAAATCATCAAAAATCCAAAACATCCAGTATTGCGCAATTTAGACGAATTGCCCATGCCTGCTTGGGATTTGATTGATATTGAACCGTATCGCGAAATTTGGGAATCGGGCGGCAATGAATTTACACTGAACATGGCAACCACACGCGGTTGTCCGTTTAAATGCAATTGGTGTGCAAAACCGATTTACGGAAATCGTTACAATTCGCATTCGCCTGAATACATCACCAAACACATTAAATATTTAAAAGAAAAGTACGATGTTACACGTTTTTGGATGTGTGATGATATTTTTGGTTTAAAACCAAATTGGGTTCAAAATTTCAACAAAGAACTCAAAAAAGAAAACCTTTCCATTGCGTATTACATACAAAGTCGCGTAGATTTATTATTGAAAGAAGACACCATTGAAGCCTTGGCAGAAAGCGGATTGGAAGAAGTTTGGGTGGGCGCAGAAAGTGGCTCGCAAGCTATTTTGGATGCGATGGACAAAGAAACAAAAGTGGAACAAATTTATGAAGCTACGCGTTTGTTGAAAGAAAAAAATGTACGTGTTGCCTTCTTTATTCAGTTTGGCTATTTGGAAGAAACCAAAGAAGACATTCAAAAAACAATAAACATGATTAAAGAACTGGTTCCAGATAATATTGGTGTGTCGGTTTCATATCCGTTGCCAGGCACTAAATTTTACGATAAAGTCAAAGATGACTTGCAATTAAAAGCCAACTGGACAGATTCTGACGACTTGGCAATGCTATTTAAAGGAACGTACAACACACAATTTTACCGGAAATTACAACGCTACGTTCACAAAGAATTTCGCAAAAGTCAAGCCTTGCAAAACTTTAAAAAGTTCTTTAAAAACCCGTTTTCAATTTCCAAAGCGGAATTGCGTTCCATGGTTTTATATGGATATTATGTGCCTTCTGCTTTTATAGATAAGTTGCAACTTAAAAATATGGAAAACACCAATGCATAG
- a CDS encoding nucleotidyltransferase domain-containing protein, translating to MTALQTILYFSLFKYPLTRTEIFQFSQNTSQKEIDSEIDLLLKKGIIFNFDGFYIDVNNPDRIERRLKGNEMARNIMPKAIKVSRKIAKFPFVKSVFLSGALSKGYYDDEGDFDFFIITKPNRLWIARTLLVLYKKVFLLNSKKYFCVNYFISTDQLEISEQNLFTATEIATLIPLYGKDTFEDFIAANSWATPYFPNKPTAKTSTIRETEKGSFSKLLQRVFNGAVGLKLDHYLQKLTMKKWMKKFKHLAQEDFDIAMKSTRHVSKHHPQNYQNKVTTRLRERYNEVVEQYDLKYPKKHA from the coding sequence GTGACTGCCTTACAAACCATATTATATTTTTCCCTTTTTAAGTATCCGTTGACAAGAACTGAAATTTTTCAGTTTTCTCAAAATACGAGTCAAAAGGAAATTGATAGCGAAATTGATTTGCTATTGAAAAAAGGCATCATTTTTAATTTTGATGGTTTTTATATTGACGTGAACAATCCTGATCGTATAGAACGCCGCTTGAAAGGAAATGAAATGGCGCGAAACATTATGCCAAAAGCAATAAAAGTTTCTAGAAAAATAGCCAAGTTTCCGTTTGTAAAAAGTGTGTTTTTATCAGGTGCATTGTCTAAAGGATATTACGATGACGAAGGCGATTTTGACTTTTTTATCATTACCAAACCGAATCGTTTGTGGATCGCTCGCACATTGCTTGTGTTGTATAAAAAAGTGTTTTTGCTAAATTCGAAAAAGTACTTTTGTGTGAATTATTTCATCAGTACAGATCAATTGGAAATTTCGGAACAAAATTTATTTACAGCGACTGAAATTGCCACACTGATTCCGTTATATGGAAAAGATACTTTTGAAGATTTCATAGCAGCAAATTCTTGGGCAACACCTTATTTTCCTAATAAACCTACTGCGAAAACAAGCACGATTAGAGAGACCGAAAAAGGGAGTTTTTCTAAGTTGCTTCAACGTGTTTTTAATGGTGCTGTTGGATTAAAATTAGATCATTATTTACAGAAATTGACCATGAAAAAGTGGATGAAAAAGTTTAAGCATTTGGCACAAGAAGATTTTGACATTGCGATGAAATCTACCAGACATGTCTCCAAACATCATCCACAAAACTATCAAAACAAAGTTACGACACGTTTGAGAGAACGTTATAATGAAGTTGTAGAACAATACGATTTGAAATACCCAAAAAAACATGCTTGA
- a CDS encoding DUF5916 domain-containing protein, translating into MKSFLLLYIGFLCVPFLGISQEKSTTISKRIYTTGSVQGEAPKIDGLLDDESWNSVEWASDFIENRPDENTPPTEQTKFKIMYDAKFLYIAVRAIDKDPDQIVKRLSRRDGFDGDWVEINIDSYHDLRSGFSFTVTAAGVKGDEFISNNGNNWDGSWNPIWYTKTNVDSEGWTAEMKIPFSQLRFGKSEEQIWGLQVQRRFFRKEERSTWQRIPLDAPGWVSEFGELHGLKNIIPQKQLEIQPYVVTQFDTYPEENGNPFRDGDDFTLNGGLDGKIGVTNDLTLDFTINPDFGQVEADPAAIALDGFQIFFREQRPFFVENKNIFDYQFANGQDNVFYSRRIGRNPQGFPNTASQEFVDQPQNSTIIGAAKFSGKTKNGWSIGVLESVTGREFAEIDNNGTRRRELVEPLTNYFVGRLQKDFNDRNTFIGGIFTATNRRLEDNLNFLHRAAYTGGLDFTHNWKDRTYYATGNFVTSHVQGSKEAIAATQNSLTHLFQRVDAGHVNVDPNRTSLTGTGGKLEFGKAGSGTWRFDTGVIWRSPELELNDVGFLRQADEIRQYANVRYQTTKSFGNFRRISGRFSQFTTYDFEGNYNRIQYEVNGNLRFLNNWWIDFGGAHKPRIFINTFLRGGPRWRYSAENFGYAFFGTDERKKLRTSWGMVYSRAKQNNFTFFEVSGDVTYQPTNAMRISISPRYNSNPNKTQYVTEVDNNGEARYILGDIDNQTLSAAIRFNYTINPNLSIQYYGEPFVSVGRYKDLKYVTNSIADNLNDRFYQYQPNEITFDAASDSYIIDEDADGNVNYSIGNPDFAFVQFRSNLVLRWEYIPGSELFLVWSQGTTGFGNTRDHVLQSLDNQILGQQPENIFLMKFTYRFVL; encoded by the coding sequence ATGAAATCTTTCCTATTGTTGTATATAGGGTTTTTGTGCGTTCCCTTTTTAGGAATTTCACAAGAAAAATCTACGACGATTTCCAAACGAATTTATACCACAGGCAGCGTACAAGGAGAAGCACCCAAAATTGATGGTTTGCTCGATGATGAAAGCTGGAATTCAGTGGAATGGGCAAGTGATTTTATTGAAAATCGCCCCGACGAAAATACACCGCCAACCGAGCAAACGAAGTTCAAAATTATGTACGACGCAAAGTTTTTATACATTGCTGTACGCGCTATTGACAAAGATCCTGATCAAATTGTAAAACGGTTGTCGCGCCGTGATGGTTTTGATGGCGATTGGGTAGAAATTAACATTGATAGTTATCACGATTTGCGTTCGGGTTTTTCGTTTACAGTTACTGCCGCAGGTGTAAAAGGAGATGAGTTTATCTCAAATAACGGGAACAATTGGGATGGAAGTTGGAATCCAATTTGGTACACAAAAACAAATGTTGACAGCGAAGGTTGGACGGCTGAAATGAAAATTCCGTTCAGTCAATTGCGCTTTGGAAAAAGTGAAGAGCAAATTTGGGGATTGCAAGTGCAGCGTCGTTTTTTTAGAAAAGAAGAACGTTCTACGTGGCAACGAATTCCATTAGATGCGCCAGGTTGGGTAAGTGAATTTGGTGAATTGCACGGTTTGAAAAATATCATTCCACAGAAACAACTTGAAATTCAACCTTACGTCGTGACACAATTTGATACGTATCCTGAAGAAAATGGAAATCCGTTTCGCGATGGTGACGATTTTACGTTAAATGGTGGATTGGACGGGAAAATTGGAGTTACTAATGATTTAACGTTGGACTTTACCATCAATCCTGATTTTGGGCAAGTGGAAGCCGATCCTGCGGCAATTGCGTTGGATGGTTTTCAGATTTTCTTCCGTGAACAACGACCATTTTTTGTAGAGAATAAAAATATATTTGATTATCAATTTGCCAACGGACAAGACAACGTGTTTTATTCACGACGCATTGGGCGAAATCCGCAAGGTTTCCCAAATACAGCTTCGCAAGAATTTGTAGATCAGCCACAAAATTCTACCATTATTGGTGCGGCAAAATTTAGTGGAAAAACCAAAAATGGTTGGTCAATTGGAGTTTTGGAAAGTGTGACAGGAAGAGAATTTGCTGAAATTGACAATAATGGAACGCGCAGAAGAGAACTCGTAGAACCGTTGACAAACTATTTTGTCGGTCGCTTGCAGAAAGATTTTAATGATCGAAATACATTTATTGGTGGAATTTTCACTGCGACCAATCGCCGATTAGAAGATAATTTGAATTTTTTGCACAGAGCTGCGTATACAGGCGGATTGGACTTTACGCACAATTGGAAAGACCGAACCTATTATGCAACAGGAAATTTTGTAACAAGTCATGTGCAAGGAAGCAAAGAAGCGATTGCAGCCACACAAAATTCGTTGACGCATTTGTTTCAGCGAGTAGATGCAGGTCATGTAAACGTAGATCCAAACCGAACTTCACTTACGGGAACAGGAGGAAAATTAGAATTTGGAAAAGCAGGAAGCGGAACCTGGCGTTTTGATACTGGTGTTATTTGGCGTTCGCCAGAATTGGAATTGAATGATGTTGGATTTTTACGTCAGGCAGATGAAATTCGTCAGTATGCAAACGTTCGCTACCAAACCACTAAATCTTTTGGAAACTTTAGAAGAATTTCAGGGCGATTTTCACAGTTTACCACTTATGATTTTGAAGGAAACTACAATCGAATTCAATATGAGGTCAATGGAAATTTACGCTTTTTAAACAACTGGTGGATTGATTTTGGCGGTGCGCACAAACCTCGAATTTTTATCAATACTTTTTTGCGTGGTGGACCGCGTTGGCGATATTCGGCTGAAAACTTTGGGTATGCTTTTTTTGGAACCGACGAACGTAAAAAGCTGCGTACAAGTTGGGGAATGGTGTATTCGCGTGCAAAGCAAAATAATTTTACCTTTTTTGAAGTCAGTGGCGATGTTACGTATCAACCGACCAATGCGATGCGAATTTCCATCAGTCCGCGATATAATAGCAATCCTAACAAAACGCAGTATGTGACAGAAGTTGATAACAATGGAGAAGCACGGTATATTTTAGGTGATATTGACAATCAGACCTTGAGTGCGGCCATTCGTTTCAATTATACGATCAATCCGAATTTGTCCATTCAGTATTACGGCGAACCGTTTGTGTCTGTCGGGCGTTACAAAGATTTAAAATATGTGACCAATTCTATTGCCGACAATTTAAACGATCGTTTCTATCAATATCAACCCAATGAAATTACCTTTGATGCTGCTTCCGATTCGTACATAATTGACGAAGATGCAGACGGCAATGTGAACTATTCTATCGGAAATCCTGATTTTGCTTTTGTGCAATTTCGTTCCAATTTGGTGTTGCGTTGGGAATACATTCCAGGTTCTGAACTCTTCTTAGTGTGGTCGCAAGGAACCACAGGTTTTGGAAACACGCGCGATCATGTATTGCAAAGTTTAGACAATCAAATCTTAGGACAACAACCTGAAAACATCTTCTTGATGAAGTTTACGTATCGGTTTGTGCTTTGA
- a CDS encoding transposase: MKIQRISDLQTRLSLFSISENYTLFYERFLQSDLGKIYTAIPWDDLVATFNIKEHKLGRNMLFSPKGRLALMFLKHYACCSDKRLLEQLNSNVDYQFFCDISLGFNRLTNSKIVSQIRCELAGCLDIEVLEKCLYVNWSGYIENPDQVTVDATCYESELRYPTNQKLLWEAVHWMYNQLRKNAKVVGVKMIRSKYLKWKLRYHGFSKMRRKSKSKRKSLTRALLLLLKKFIDFEAHLRKKYNLQASVQYYRRVATIKKAYLQQEQHFRTGEKIKDRIVSIAKDYLRPIVRGKEIKPVEFGAKVNKLQIDGISFIEHLSFNAFNEGTRLQATIYKAQQLTHRKTKIIGADAIYATNKNRKFITKHQIKTDFKRKGKPPKDYKEEQKLKRLITKERATRLEGSFGKEKEHYLLKKIKAKTKPTETLWIFFGIHTANALEIGRRICKNQQIAA, translated from the coding sequence ATGAAAATACAAAGAATTTCTGATTTACAAACCCGTTTATCTCTTTTTTCGATATCTGAAAATTACACGCTGTTTTATGAGCGTTTTTTGCAAAGTGATTTAGGTAAGATTTATACAGCCATTCCTTGGGACGATTTGGTAGCCACTTTTAATATTAAGGAACACAAACTAGGTAGGAATATGCTTTTCAGTCCTAAAGGTCGTCTAGCTTTAATGTTTTTAAAACATTATGCTTGTTGTAGCGATAAACGTCTTTTAGAACAACTTAACAGTAATGTTGACTATCAGTTTTTTTGTGACATTTCTTTAGGTTTTAATCGGTTGACAAATTCTAAAATCGTGAGTCAAATACGATGTGAGTTAGCGGGCTGTTTGGATATTGAAGTCTTGGAAAAGTGTCTATACGTAAACTGGTCTGGTTATATAGAGAATCCTGATCAAGTCACTGTGGATGCTACTTGTTATGAGAGTGAACTGCGATATCCTACCAATCAAAAGCTACTATGGGAAGCTGTTCATTGGATGTACAATCAACTCCGCAAAAATGCTAAAGTAGTAGGGGTAAAAATGATACGCAGTAAATACTTGAAATGGAAACTACGTTATCATGGCTTTAGCAAGATGCGTCGTAAGTCCAAGTCCAAACGAAAATCACTGACACGGGCACTTTTATTGTTATTAAAGAAGTTTATCGACTTTGAAGCTCACTTACGTAAAAAGTACAACTTGCAAGCAAGTGTACAATACTATCGCAGAGTAGCCACCATCAAAAAAGCCTACCTCCAACAAGAACAGCACTTTAGAACAGGTGAAAAGATTAAAGACCGTATTGTAAGTATTGCAAAAGATTACCTGAGACCTATTGTTAGAGGAAAAGAAATCAAGCCTGTAGAATTTGGAGCAAAAGTCAATAAACTACAGATCGATGGAATTAGTTTTATAGAACACCTAAGTTTTAATGCTTTTAATGAGGGAACACGACTGCAAGCCACCATCTACAAAGCACAACAACTTACCCATAGAAAAACCAAGATTATTGGGGCAGATGCCATATATGCCACTAATAAGAATAGAAAATTTATCACAAAGCATCAGATCAAAACTGACTTTAAAAGAAAAGGGAAGCCGCCTAAAGACTATAAAGAGGAGCAAAAACTTAAGCGCCTAATCACAAAAGAAAGAGCTACACGATTGGAAGGTAGTTTTGGAAAAGAAAAAGAGCATTACCTTCTCAAAAAAATAAAAGCCAAAACAAAGCCCACGGAAACCTTGTGGATATTCTTTGGCATACATACCGCTAATGCTTTAGAAATCGGTAGAAGAATCTGCAAAAACCAACAAATAGCAGCATAA